The Microlunatus antarcticus genome window below encodes:
- a CDS encoding polysaccharide deacetylase family protein, translating to MTGVPRVLLPALLALALAGCGTIPPPASPPAPAATAPGPSLTSDPSASSTTSSPTARPSVSATSSPTPRPTRPTKAAPTPPPDTWVGHFKGHEVWVPRGHGAAVSFTFDDGPWPGSTSQVLGLLAQHHVHAVFCLIGDQAKTYPSLVKKEVAGGHELCDHSRDHDLTMNKKGRKYVDAEVADGLADVRAAAPHGTPVTFYRQPGGLWDPTVVKAMDAHGLDPLRWSDDPRDWSRPGSAVIVHRVVSHLHPGVVILMHDGGGDRSQSVEALRFLLDAVVAAGWHPVLAPHVKLSAKAAARPQ from the coding sequence GTGCGGCACGATCCCTCCGCCGGCCTCTCCGCCCGCTCCGGCCGCGACCGCCCCGGGCCCGTCGCTGACGAGCGACCCCAGCGCGAGCTCCACCACGTCGAGCCCCACGGCGCGCCCGAGCGTCTCGGCCACGTCGAGCCCGACGCCCAGGCCGACGAGGCCCACGAAGGCCGCGCCCACCCCGCCGCCGGACACCTGGGTCGGGCACTTCAAGGGCCACGAGGTCTGGGTCCCCCGCGGGCACGGGGCCGCGGTGTCCTTCACCTTCGACGACGGGCCCTGGCCCGGCTCCACGTCGCAGGTGCTCGGCCTGCTGGCCCAGCACCACGTGCACGCCGTCTTCTGCCTCATCGGCGACCAGGCCAAGACCTACCCCTCGCTGGTCAAGAAGGAGGTGGCGGGCGGGCACGAGCTGTGCGACCACAGCCGCGACCACGACCTGACGATGAACAAGAAGGGCCGGAAGTACGTCGACGCCGAGGTCGCCGACGGGCTCGCCGACGTCCGGGCGGCCGCCCCGCACGGCACCCCGGTGACGTTCTACCGGCAGCCGGGCGGGCTGTGGGACCCGACGGTGGTCAAGGCGATGGACGCCCACGGGCTCGACCCGCTGCGCTGGTCGGACGATCCGCGCGACTGGTCCCGGCCGGGCAGCGCGGTCATCGTGCACCGCGTGGTCTCGCACCTGCACCCGGGCGTGGTGATCCTGATGCACGACGGGGGCGGGGACCGGTCGCAGTCGGTCGAGGCCCTCCGCTTCCTCCTCGACGCGGTCGTCGCCGCCGGCTGGCACCCGGTGCTCGCGCCGCACGTCAAGCTGTCGGCCAAGGCGGCCGCCCGGCCGCAATGA
- a CDS encoding polysaccharide lyase — protein sequence MAAGLVVMALVATAVVVLAGHERPVAAPPADPSGCAAMTVPVRYQVNPATRTGLFTTTASGATTARETGWTQDEGVLFRAATGPTPGLVAVHQLRKGEGDQLWTADADEVTEAVRSWGYVDQGVVAYVARAASPCTVQVQRFQAGGVHRYATTAAGRTALRGGGWAAEGSFYAARPEAAASPGPTFSGESDPPGETVIDARFDEETLGPVTPDSFIRAVGKTNRSDAEYDSMTYEREPQGRSRFVRTHLAAHRILDRNDAPGDGNVLVVPLEDQSRDSACVTYDVRFSPGFEVSAGGKLPGLLGVAPGVSPATPTGGGKTDHGWSGRVMWLGPKLFRFVRESGQPDLAVTYLYHPGQAGTFGDDVSWGRSIVDGTWHTLRQCYRLNTIGQADGRLQAWVDGVGVLDRSDVVYRTDHAVHVTHLDWSIFRGGDNDDWTASSGGDVDLDNLVVTVA from the coding sequence TTGGCCGCCGGCCTCGTCGTGATGGCCCTCGTCGCCACGGCCGTCGTCGTCCTGGCCGGGCACGAGCGGCCCGTCGCCGCCCCGCCGGCCGACCCCTCCGGCTGCGCGGCCATGACCGTGCCGGTGCGCTACCAGGTCAACCCGGCCACCCGGACCGGGCTCTTCACCACCACCGCGAGCGGCGCGACCACGGCGCGCGAGACCGGCTGGACGCAGGACGAGGGGGTCCTCTTCCGCGCGGCGACCGGTCCGACCCCGGGGCTCGTCGCGGTCCACCAGCTGCGCAAGGGCGAGGGCGACCAGCTCTGGACCGCGGACGCCGACGAGGTCACCGAGGCGGTGCGGAGCTGGGGCTACGTGGACCAGGGCGTCGTCGCGTACGTCGCGCGGGCCGCGAGCCCCTGCACCGTCCAGGTGCAACGGTTCCAGGCCGGCGGGGTGCACCGCTACGCGACCACCGCGGCCGGGCGCACCGCGCTGCGCGGGGGCGGCTGGGCCGCCGAGGGGTCCTTCTACGCCGCCCGGCCCGAGGCCGCCGCGTCGCCTGGCCCGACCTTCAGCGGGGAGAGCGACCCGCCCGGCGAGACGGTCATCGACGCCCGCTTCGACGAGGAGACCCTCGGACCGGTCACGCCGGACTCGTTCATCCGTGCGGTGGGCAAGACCAACCGCTCCGACGCGGAGTACGACTCGATGACGTACGAGCGCGAGCCCCAGGGGCGCAGCCGCTTCGTCCGCACCCACCTGGCAGCGCACCGCATCCTCGACCGCAACGACGCTCCCGGCGACGGCAACGTCCTCGTCGTCCCGCTCGAGGACCAGAGCCGGGACTCCGCCTGCGTCACGTACGACGTGCGCTTCTCCCCCGGCTTCGAGGTCTCGGCCGGGGGCAAGCTCCCGGGGCTGCTCGGCGTCGCGCCGGGCGTCTCGCCCGCCACGCCGACCGGCGGCGGCAAGACCGACCACGGCTGGTCCGGCCGGGTCATGTGGCTGGGGCCCAAGCTCTTCCGGTTCGTGCGCGAGTCCGGCCAGCCCGACCTCGCGGTCACCTACCTCTACCACCCGGGCCAGGCCGGCACGTTCGGCGACGACGTGAGCTGGGGGCGCAGCATCGTCGACGGGACCTGGCACACGCTGCGCCAGTGCTACAGGCTCAACACGATCGGCCAGGCCGACGGCCGGCTGCAGGCCTGGGTCGACGGCGTCGGGGTCCTTGACCGCAGCGACGTCGTCTACCGCACCGACCACGCGGTGCACGTCACCCACCTCGACTGGTCGATCTTCCGGGGCGGCGACAACGACGACTGGACCGCAAGCTCCGGCGGCGACGTCGACCTCGACAACCTCGTGGTGACGGTGGCCTGA
- a CDS encoding antibiotic biosynthesis monooxygenase family protein: MIVVTRFQVPEQETEAFVAQAEAAIGVLRQRGGLRSLDFARNLDEQELWTITARWDDVGSYRRALSGIESRSVVVPLLSRAIDEPTAYEDPHLVGPNLARGSVPPFAP, encoded by the coding sequence GTGATCGTCGTGACGCGCTTCCAGGTGCCCGAGCAGGAGACGGAGGCGTTCGTCGCGCAGGCGGAGGCGGCGATCGGGGTCCTGCGGCAGCGGGGCGGGCTGCGCTCGCTCGACTTCGCGCGGAACCTGGACGAGCAGGAGCTCTGGACCATCACCGCGCGCTGGGACGACGTCGGCTCCTACCGCCGCGCGCTCTCGGGGATCGAGTCGCGCTCGGTGGTCGTGCCGCTGCTGTCGCGGGCGATCGACGAGCCCACCGCGTACGAGGACCCTCACCTGGTCGGTCCCAACCTCGCGCGCGGGTCCGTCCCGCCCTTCGCTCCCTGA
- a CDS encoding glycoside hydrolase domain-containing protein translates to MIEHVDPFIGSSATELPPPVGLAASWWWPKPQVGNTHPGATYPFGMVSACSYSGAYPTGYGLYELNTEGVPPRLLEEPVASGFTHFQQSGTGAIRKYYNYFRVTPMLEPLDALGTNWPISDEEAEPGYYACTLGAGSPSAAGPRTGGEGIRCELTVGPKSAVHRYTFPAHADARLVIDFSMGGLAIPYGATVPLRAHLETISPGVANAEIVVEGTPLATHVELDGGDWPQLLWYDRRLMQGGTRMDFDRIRPTTLRPFGLMWRGRAEPGQVVEVRFGFSLRGTAQARMNLRRDNAAREQIEVRRPDLPEDPTLAVAGPAAFEGRRAGTAAVWREHLARIRVETPSATRRKIFSSALYHGMIKPCFAVDESPFWPSNGPFAFDICTMWDIYRTQLPLLTALFPARAVELANALLNVCEEEGNLPIGYRMAKGVDRFSRQGSALAQTFLADLCTLGLPGIDWDWALVHMDNDLRRAYGEEFLLRGVAHPVTHTLDLAFGYHCTAKVARHVGDTALAGQLEELATRWVNAFDAVSGLLVDSSFYEGGKWNYSFRVLHDMAARIDLAGGEDAYLAMLDTFFGFGAGAVTQVGERPSVAELAAGYALNRFEGLNNEPDMEAPWAYHYLGRPDRTAEIVHGVVENMFGLGRGGLPGNDDSGGLSSWYVWASLGLFPVAGQGLYLINAPSFSWSRLRLGREQLDITTTGFLEPGPDRPPQYVQSVRFNDQPWEQSWVSTRDLHRGGTLQIDLGPTPSAWGTTTRPPSVTPPGAGHREPSAAPVPVTTTG, encoded by the coding sequence ATGATCGAGCACGTCGACCCCTTCATCGGGTCCTCCGCGACCGAGCTGCCCCCGCCGGTGGGCCTCGCCGCGTCGTGGTGGTGGCCCAAGCCGCAGGTCGGCAACACGCACCCGGGCGCGACGTACCCCTTCGGGATGGTCTCGGCCTGCTCCTACTCCGGCGCCTACCCGACGGGCTACGGCCTCTACGAGCTCAACACCGAGGGCGTCCCGCCGCGCCTGCTGGAGGAGCCGGTCGCGTCCGGCTTCACGCACTTCCAGCAGTCGGGGACGGGCGCGATCCGCAAGTACTACAACTACTTCCGCGTCACCCCGATGCTCGAGCCGCTCGACGCCCTCGGCACCAACTGGCCGATCTCGGACGAGGAGGCCGAACCCGGCTACTACGCCTGCACCCTCGGCGCGGGCTCGCCCTCGGCCGCCGGCCCCCGGACCGGTGGGGAGGGCATCCGCTGCGAGCTCACGGTCGGGCCCAAGAGCGCGGTCCACCGCTACACGTTCCCCGCCCACGCCGACGCGCGGCTGGTGATCGACTTCTCGATGGGCGGGCTGGCGATCCCGTACGGGGCGACGGTCCCGCTGCGCGCGCACCTGGAGACGATCAGCCCCGGCGTCGCGAACGCCGAGATCGTCGTCGAGGGCACCCCGCTGGCCACGCACGTCGAGCTCGACGGCGGCGACTGGCCGCAGCTGCTCTGGTACGACCGCCGCCTCATGCAGGGCGGCACCCGGATGGACTTCGACCGGATCCGCCCGACCACCCTGCGCCCGTTCGGTCTGATGTGGCGCGGGCGGGCCGAGCCAGGCCAGGTCGTGGAGGTGCGCTTCGGCTTCTCGCTGCGCGGCACGGCGCAGGCGCGCATGAACCTGCGGCGCGACAACGCCGCCCGCGAGCAGATCGAGGTCCGCCGGCCCGATCTCCCGGAGGACCCGACGCTCGCCGTCGCCGGACCGGCCGCGTTCGAGGGCCGACGCGCCGGCACCGCCGCCGTGTGGCGCGAGCACCTGGCGCGGATCAGGGTCGAGACGCCGTCGGCGACGCGGCGCAAGATCTTCTCCAGCGCGCTCTACCACGGGATGATCAAGCCCTGCTTCGCCGTCGACGAGAGCCCGTTCTGGCCCTCGAACGGGCCGTTTGCCTTCGACATCTGCACGATGTGGGACATCTACCGCACGCAGCTGCCGCTGCTGACGGCGCTGTTCCCGGCCCGCGCGGTCGAGCTGGCGAACGCGCTGCTCAACGTCTGCGAGGAGGAGGGCAACCTCCCGATCGGCTACCGGATGGCCAAGGGCGTGGACCGCTTCTCGCGCCAGGGCAGCGCGCTGGCGCAGACGTTCCTGGCCGACCTGTGCACCCTCGGCCTGCCCGGCATCGACTGGGACTGGGCCCTGGTGCACATGGACAACGATCTCCGACGCGCGTACGGGGAGGAGTTCCTGCTCCGCGGCGTGGCCCACCCGGTCACGCACACTCTCGACCTGGCCTTCGGCTACCACTGCACGGCCAAGGTCGCGCGCCACGTGGGCGACACGGCACTCGCCGGGCAGCTCGAGGAGCTCGCCACGCGGTGGGTGAACGCGTTCGACGCCGTCAGCGGCCTGCTCGTCGACTCCTCGTTCTACGAGGGCGGCAAGTGGAACTACTCGTTCCGCGTCCTGCACGACATGGCCGCGCGCATCGACCTCGCGGGCGGCGAGGACGCGTACCTGGCGATGCTCGACACGTTCTTCGGCTTCGGGGCGGGGGCGGTGACCCAGGTCGGCGAGCGCCCCAGCGTCGCCGAGCTCGCCGCCGGCTACGCCCTCAACCGCTTCGAGGGCCTCAACAACGAGCCCGACATGGAGGCCCCGTGGGCCTACCACTACCTCGGGCGCCCGGACCGGACCGCGGAGATCGTCCACGGGGTCGTCGAGAACATGTTCGGCCTCGGCCGCGGCGGGCTGCCCGGCAACGACGACTCCGGCGGCTTGAGCTCCTGGTACGTCTGGGCCAGCCTCGGGCTGTTCCCCGTCGCGGGCCAGGGCCTCTACCTGATCAACGCGCCGTCGTTCTCGTGGTCGCGCCTCCGGCTCGGCCGCGAGCAGCTCGACATCACCACCACCGGGTTCCTCGAGCCCGGCCCGGACCGCCCGCCGCAGTACGTCCAGTCCGTCCGGTTCAACGACCAGCCGTGGGAGCAGAGCTGGGTCTCGACCCGCGACCTGCACCGCGGCGGCACCCTGCAGATCGACCTCGGGCCCACGCCGTCCGCGTGGGGCACCACCACCCGACCCCCGTCCGTCACCCCACCCGGAGCCGGTCACCGCGAGCCCTCGGCCGCGCCCGTCCCCGTCACCACCACAGGCTGA
- a CDS encoding glycosyltransferase: MTPPLEGSRPPRRRRPRARTRRRLVIVVRADPVICGHSGEARNLAEAALLRGFSEVKIVTWPVERLVAAGLPLKPLESVQPYSDGIEVERPEPVGDYRVPDGRYLSGLVGRLVELFTDGVPTVAMSLYLSPHTLAVSEAVRVARETGLPVNVTTIAEAVGSDVTNVVRTCVEKEQFGAAAQVLTAFLGSDVPVAVSEYTRDLVVSSAEAIDARHGTRFADRCRERVAISYPAINTADYLDLDPAATTEVLAARGLTPGSYVLYLSRLARAKGVDDLIAGFAASPTAAGKTLVIAGNGPDAAELHAVAAASSAADRIRFLDDVSDDEKPALMAGCATFVLPSKPMPEFVETFGIALVEKMLAGGGPVITCDTGGIGEAVGETALIVPVEDPQAIADALDEALGLPDIEREMMELAARDHARQFDRLTVFDRLLARLPAPQVAALGAF, translated from the coding sequence ATGACCCCGCCCCTGGAAGGTTCCCGTCCGCCGCGACGTCGCCGGCCCCGCGCCCGTACGCGGCGCCGCCTGGTGATCGTCGTCCGTGCCGACCCGGTCATCTGCGGCCACTCCGGCGAGGCGCGCAACCTCGCCGAGGCGGCGCTGCTGCGCGGCTTCAGCGAGGTGAAGATCGTGACCTGGCCGGTCGAGCGCCTCGTCGCCGCGGGCCTGCCGCTCAAGCCGCTGGAGAGCGTCCAGCCCTACAGCGACGGCATCGAGGTCGAGCGGCCCGAGCCCGTGGGCGACTACCGCGTGCCGGACGGGCGCTACCTGTCGGGCCTGGTCGGCCGGCTGGTCGAGCTGTTCACCGACGGCGTCCCGACCGTGGCGATGTCGCTGTACCTCAGCCCGCACACGCTCGCGGTGAGCGAGGCCGTCCGGGTCGCGCGGGAGACCGGGCTGCCGGTGAACGTGACGACCATCGCCGAGGCCGTCGGCTCCGACGTGACCAACGTCGTCCGCACCTGCGTGGAGAAGGAGCAGTTCGGCGCCGCCGCGCAGGTCCTGACCGCGTTCCTGGGCAGCGACGTGCCCGTCGCCGTCTCGGAGTACACCCGCGACCTCGTCGTCTCCTCCGCCGAGGCGATCGACGCGCGGCACGGCACCCGCTTCGCCGACCGGTGCCGCGAGCGGGTCGCGATCTCGTACCCGGCGATCAACACGGCCGACTACCTGGACCTCGACCCGGCGGCCACCACCGAGGTCCTCGCCGCCCGCGGCCTGACGCCCGGCTCGTACGTGCTCTACCTCTCCCGGCTCGCGCGGGCCAAGGGCGTGGACGACCTCATCGCCGGTTTCGCGGCCAGCCCGACCGCCGCGGGCAAGACGCTCGTGATCGCCGGCAACGGTCCCGACGCGGCCGAGCTCCACGCGGTCGCCGCCGCCTCGAGCGCGGCCGACCGCATCCGCTTCCTCGACGACGTGAGCGACGACGAGAAGCCGGCCCTGATGGCCGGCTGCGCGACGTTCGTGCTGCCGAGCAAGCCGATGCCCGAGTTCGTCGAGACGTTCGGGATCGCCCTGGTGGAGAAGATGCTCGCCGGCGGCGGGCCCGTCATCACGTGCGACACCGGCGGGATCGGCGAGGCCGTCGGCGAGACCGCGCTGATCGTCCCGGTCGAGGACCCGCAGGCCATCGCCGACGCCCTCGACGAAGCCCTCGGCCTGCCCGACATCGAGCGCGAGATGATGGAGCTCGCGGCCCGCGACCACGCCCGCCAGTTCGACCGACTGACCGTCTTCGACCGGTTGCTCGCCCGTCTCCCCGCCCCGCAGGTCGCTGCCCTGGGCGCCTTCTGA
- a CDS encoding DUF6703 family protein — protein MPDTAPSPLRARLEVVSRPALVRLTALPKQAVPLATVALFAVAVLAPAPVALVALVLIGLFLVWLTFLAWPALSAGGKLMRLVMVGLVVVLGATRF, from the coding sequence GTGCCCGACACCGCCCCGTCCCCGCTGCGCGCCCGCCTCGAGGTCGTGAGCCGGCCCGCGCTCGTCCGGCTCACCGCCCTGCCCAAGCAGGCCGTCCCGCTGGCGACGGTCGCGCTCTTCGCCGTCGCCGTCCTCGCCCCGGCACCGGTGGCGCTGGTGGCGCTCGTGCTCATCGGGCTGTTCCTGGTCTGGCTGACGTTCCTCGCCTGGCCGGCCCTCAGCGCCGGCGGCAAGCTCATGCGCCTGGTGATGGTCGGGCTGGTCGTCGTCCTCGGAGCCACCCGCTTCTGA
- a CDS encoding PepSY domain-containing protein encodes MGPLASPLVRSHVRPLRRGAVTVAGLAAFALVGCGADTTESPATAPAPSSSTSAPPPPADSAAPSSTPSATASSTAGNGAALVAAGKTAVAEVSGSTLVSIETDTDGGTTVWEVQLVNGDGDEQDVDVSADGASVVRTSALDRQDAGDRRENLARVAGAKLDYAAAVDALPSTVAGGTISELKLDTDRGRVVWDAEVRAAGGGEREVTLDAGTGDVIQDR; translated from the coding sequence ATGGGACCTCTCGCCTCGCCCCTCGTCCGCTCCCACGTCCGGCCGCTGCGCCGTGGCGCCGTCACCGTGGCCGGCCTCGCCGCCTTCGCGCTCGTCGGCTGCGGCGCCGACACCACGGAGTCGCCGGCCACCGCACCGGCCCCCTCCAGCTCGACCTCGGCCCCGCCGCCCCCGGCCGACAGCGCCGCCCCGAGCAGCACGCCGAGCGCCACGGCGTCCTCGACCGCGGGCAACGGCGCCGCGCTCGTCGCCGCCGGGAAGACCGCGGTCGCCGAGGTCTCGGGCTCCACGCTCGTCTCGATCGAGACCGACACCGACGGCGGCACGACGGTGTGGGAGGTCCAGCTCGTCAACGGTGACGGCGACGAGCAGGACGTCGACGTCAGCGCCGACGGCGCCAGCGTGGTCCGGACGTCTGCGCTCGACCGCCAGGACGCCGGCGACCGGCGCGAGAACCTGGCCCGCGTCGCAGGCGCAAAGCTCGACTACGCCGCCGCGGTGGACGCCCTGCCGAGCACCGTCGCCGGCGGCACCATCAGCGAGCTCAAGCTCGACACCGACCGCGGCCGGGTCGTCTGGGACGCCGAGGTGCGGGCGGCCGGCGGTGGCGAGCGCGAGGTCACCCTCGACGCCGGCACCGGCGACGTGATCCAGGACCGCTAG
- a CDS encoding isoprenyl transferase, which translates to MSRKREPAARRTGPPGPPAPHREGALPPAIDAAKVPQHVAIVMDGNGRWAKQRGLSRTEGHARGEDALFDVISGAIQIGVKYLSAYAFSTENWRRSPEEVRWLMGFNRDVIHRRRDQLDAMGVRVRWAGRRPRLWRSVISELESAEAQTVDNDVLTLQFCVNYGGRAEIVDAVRAIATDAAAGRLDPAKLTEERFRRYLDEPEIPDVDLFVRSSGEQRTSNFLLWQSAYAELVFLDRLWPDFDRRDLWHAIQLYADRDRRYGGAVPNEVPPQ; encoded by the coding sequence CTGTCCCGGAAGAGAGAGCCGGCGGCGCGGCGCACGGGTCCGCCCGGCCCGCCCGCCCCGCATCGCGAGGGCGCGCTCCCGCCGGCGATCGACGCCGCGAAGGTTCCGCAGCACGTCGCGATCGTCATGGACGGCAACGGGCGCTGGGCCAAGCAGAGGGGTCTGTCGCGCACCGAGGGCCACGCCCGCGGCGAGGACGCGCTCTTCGACGTGATCTCGGGTGCCATCCAGATCGGGGTCAAGTACCTGTCGGCGTACGCGTTCTCCACCGAGAACTGGCGGCGCTCGCCGGAGGAGGTCCGGTGGCTGATGGGCTTCAACCGCGACGTGATCCACCGTCGGCGCGACCAGCTCGACGCGATGGGCGTCCGGGTGCGCTGGGCCGGGCGTCGGCCGCGGCTGTGGCGCAGCGTGATCTCCGAGCTCGAGAGCGCGGAGGCGCAGACGGTCGACAACGACGTGCTGACCCTGCAGTTCTGCGTGAACTACGGCGGGCGCGCCGAGATCGTCGACGCCGTCCGGGCGATCGCGACCGACGCGGCCGCCGGGCGGCTGGACCCGGCCAAGCTCACCGAGGAACGCTTCCGGCGGTACCTCGACGAGCCGGAGATCCCCGACGTCGACCTGTTCGTCCGGTCCTCCGGCGAGCAGCGCACGTCGAACTTCCTGCTCTGGCAGAGCGCGTACGCCGAGCTCGTGTTCCTCGACCGGCTCTGGCCCGACTTCGACCGGCGCGACCTGTGGCACGCGATCCAGCTGTACGCCGACCGCGACCGTCGCTACGGCGGAGCGGTCCCGAACGAGGTCCCGCCGCAGTAG
- the recO gene encoding DNA repair protein RecO, translating to MPTYRDHAVVLRTHKLGEADRIITLLSRGRGKVRAVARGVRRTSSKFGARLEPFSHIDVQLATGHSLDVVAQVESLDAFGGPLSADYPAYTAGQVMLETADRLVVEEGEPALQHYRLLVGALRALGSGTSDGPRPPTLVLDSYLLRALSVAGYAPSFRDCALCGLEGPHAAFSPSAGGAVCERCRPPGSARPSPDTLELLGALLEGRWAATRDVAPRAAREASGLTSAFTTWHLDRSLRSMAHVER from the coding sequence GTGCCCACCTACCGCGACCACGCCGTGGTGCTGCGGACGCACAAGCTGGGCGAGGCCGACCGCATCATCACGCTGCTGAGCCGCGGCCGGGGCAAGGTCCGCGCCGTCGCCCGCGGGGTCCGGCGGACCTCGTCGAAGTTCGGCGCGCGGCTCGAGCCGTTCAGCCACATCGACGTCCAGCTCGCCACCGGGCACTCCCTCGACGTCGTCGCCCAGGTCGAGTCGCTGGACGCCTTCGGCGGGCCGCTGAGCGCCGACTACCCCGCGTACACGGCGGGTCAGGTCATGCTCGAGACGGCCGACCGGCTCGTCGTCGAGGAGGGCGAGCCCGCGCTGCAGCACTACCGGCTGCTCGTCGGCGCGCTCCGCGCCCTGGGCTCGGGCACCTCCGACGGACCGCGGCCGCCGACCCTGGTGCTCGACTCCTACCTGCTGCGGGCCCTGTCCGTCGCGGGCTACGCGCCGTCGTTCCGCGACTGCGCGCTCTGCGGGCTCGAGGGCCCGCACGCGGCCTTCTCCCCCTCGGCCGGCGGCGCCGTCTGCGAACGCTGCCGCCCGCCCGGCTCGGCCCGGCCCTCGCCGGACACCCTCGAGCTGCTCGGGGCCCTGCTCGAGGGGCGCTGGGCCGCGACCCGCGACGTCGCCCCGCGGGCCGCCCGCGAGGCCAGCGGGCTGACGTCGGCCTTCACCACGTGGCACCTCGACCGCTCGCTCCGCTCGATGGCGCATGTCGAGCGTTGA
- a CDS encoding M1 family metallopeptidase, whose product MSSVDPRWPPPSTGPERLTSRPRRPAYVYLLAAVVTLALVASLLLPLGLAAVWRRVAPDLSPAASGPANGSVIDGSRGVGDPYYPGAGNGGYDVSRYQIGVSWDPRTEVLSGTTTISARSLQGLHSFFLDLRLNITEVTVDGQDAGLAKDGDANWRVTPAQPIAAGDDFTVEVAYDGEPGDVTDTDGGHPWTRTGQEWLVSGEPESAAWWFPSNDHPSDPALMDISIRVPRGLQAVSVGRLVTADSGTEADWDTWHWVSRQPMATYLTFAAIGGFALEQGVVDGLPYVYAVSDQLSADDRRTAFAALQTSAAKVRVLAGLFGPYPFTELGGIVVADADLPFDGLEAQTRPVYKARSIVDPRYADELVTHELAHMWFGDNVTVRQWNDIFDSEAYASWAAWAWQERNGGPTAQSELTRIFARARDARDFWRVTMIDPGRRNMFTTVYLRGPMTLQALRNVMGDEAFTRLNVEWAQDPGTRSLEDWMAKAQSLTATDLEPFFQAWIYAGVAPAQTAANGLA is encoded by the coding sequence ATGTCGAGCGTTGACCCGCGCTGGCCGCCGCCCTCGACGGGCCCCGAACGGCTGACGTCCCGACCACGCCGCCCCGCGTACGTCTACCTCCTCGCCGCCGTCGTCACGCTCGCCCTCGTCGCGTCCCTGCTGCTGCCGCTCGGGCTCGCCGCCGTCTGGCGCCGCGTCGCACCGGACCTGTCGCCGGCGGCCTCAGGTCCGGCGAACGGTTCCGTGATCGACGGCTCGCGCGGCGTCGGGGACCCCTACTACCCCGGCGCGGGCAACGGCGGCTACGACGTCTCGCGCTACCAGATCGGGGTCAGCTGGGACCCGCGCACCGAGGTCCTGAGCGGCACCACGACGATCTCGGCGCGCTCCCTCCAGGGCCTCCACAGCTTCTTCCTCGACCTGCGCCTCAACATCACCGAGGTCACCGTCGACGGCCAGGACGCGGGCCTGGCCAAGGACGGCGACGCGAACTGGCGGGTCACGCCCGCCCAGCCGATCGCGGCCGGGGACGACTTCACGGTGGAGGTCGCGTACGACGGCGAGCCCGGCGACGTCACCGACACCGACGGCGGCCACCCCTGGACGCGCACCGGTCAGGAGTGGCTGGTCTCGGGCGAGCCGGAGAGCGCCGCGTGGTGGTTCCCCTCGAACGACCACCCCTCCGACCCGGCGCTCATGGACATCTCGATCCGCGTCCCGCGCGGCCTGCAGGCGGTCAGCGTCGGGCGCCTGGTCACCGCGGACAGCGGGACCGAGGCCGACTGGGACACCTGGCACTGGGTGTCGCGGCAGCCGATGGCGACCTACCTGACCTTCGCCGCGATCGGCGGCTTCGCGCTGGAGCAGGGCGTGGTGGACGGCCTGCCGTACGTCTACGCGGTCAGCGACCAGCTGTCGGCCGACGACCGGCGGACGGCGTTCGCCGCGCTCCAGACCTCCGCCGCGAAGGTCCGCGTGCTCGCCGGCCTCTTCGGGCCGTACCCCTTCACCGAGCTGGGCGGCATCGTCGTCGCCGACGCCGACCTGCCCTTCGACGGGCTGGAGGCGCAGACCCGACCGGTCTACAAGGCGCGCTCGATCGTCGACCCGCGCTACGCCGACGAGCTGGTGACCCACGAGCTCGCGCACATGTGGTTCGGCGACAACGTCACCGTGCGGCAGTGGAACGACATCTTCGACTCCGAGGCGTACGCGTCCTGGGCGGCCTGGGCCTGGCAGGAGCGCAACGGCGGCCCGACCGCACAGAGCGAGCTGACGCGGATCTTCGCCCGGGCCCGTGACGCCCGGGACTTCTGGCGCGTGACCATGATCGACCCGGGCCGGCGGAACATGTTCACCACGGTCTACCTCCGCGGCCCGATGACGCTGCAGGCGCTGCGCAACGTGATGGGCGACGAGGCCTTCACCCGGCTCAACGTCGAGTGGGCGCAGGACCCGGGCACCCGGAGCCTGGAGGACTGGATGGCCAAGGCGCAGTCCCTCACAGCGACCGACCTCGAACCGTTCTTCCAGGCCTGGATCTACGCCGGCGTCGCCCCCGCGCAGACGGCGGCCAACGGCCTCGCCTGA